The Corynebacterium jeddahense genome has a window encoding:
- a CDS encoding DUF4190 domain-containing protein, with translation MSTPYNSGQNPNEPYGRNSDDPSWQNPYGTAPEHAPKQAREYGAEYAQGENYGGYHEQLQPDYASREAGYPGYGMAGAYQDQQTTYGYTPAPAQEQKNGLALAAMILGIIGLLGILTIVGGFIFGLIALILGIVGLRKADKITGPGARRGMAISGIVMGAIALVISTLMLIFSVNIAKQLIDDGVVDACQNLEPGSQEQQQCLEDEIDRSLNGTSEK, from the coding sequence ATGAGCACCCCGTACAACTCCGGCCAGAACCCGAACGAGCCGTACGGTCGCAACTCCGACGACCCCAGCTGGCAGAACCCGTACGGCACCGCCCCAGAACATGCCCCAAAACAGGCCCGTGAATACGGGGCGGAATACGCGCAGGGCGAGAACTACGGTGGCTACCACGAGCAGCTGCAGCCTGACTACGCCAGCCGCGAGGCGGGTTACCCTGGCTACGGTATGGCGGGCGCATACCAGGACCAGCAGACCACGTACGGCTACACGCCGGCACCGGCTCAGGAGCAGAAGAACGGCCTCGCGCTCGCGGCGATGATCCTGGGCATCATCGGCCTGCTCGGCATCCTCACCATCGTCGGCGGCTTTATCTTCGGCCTCATTGCCCTCATTCTCGGCATCGTCGGCCTGCGCAAGGCGGACAAGATCACTGGCCCCGGCGCCCGTCGGGGCATGGCCATCTCCGGCATCGTCATGGGCGCCATCGCCCTGGTCATCTCCACGCTGATGCTCATCTTCAGCGTGAACATCGCCAAGCAGCTTATCGACGACGGCGTCGTCGATGCCTGCCAGAACCTCGAGCCCGGCTCCCAGGAGCAGCAGCAGTGCCTCGAGGACGAGATCGACCGCAGCCTGAACGGCACGTCTGAGAAGTAG
- a CDS encoding DUF3710 domain-containing protein — MAFWPFGKKKKKQQEEALERTQEQGAEQAEQAQEPAETATADAPAKDAVSEPAAPAAQDETTAPEPEETTTAQAAARKSVAPSAEASAASSVAALTDYDPVGGSTGPFDGDNVDIDDFDFSDFSTVTLNLGSMRVPLPKESQVQVEMGEQGPKMVHVVTRFGRITPVAFAAPRTGGLWAESTEEIIEGMRSEGMPVALEQGPWGQEIVGTGTNGVIRIIGVEGPRWLYRVTLAAPTGSEDQLAEIGRETVARSFIYRGDDPILAGNSLPVVLPAQLAQQVQQAAEARARQAQAAEQAPAAGNPNALSDALQQIIAQNAENQKQLQELRAKRDAERDAARKARAAGGDAAPESPNA, encoded by the coding sequence ATGGCGTTTTGGCCGTTTGGCAAGAAAAAGAAAAAGCAGCAGGAAGAGGCCCTGGAGCGGACTCAGGAGCAGGGCGCGGAGCAGGCCGAACAGGCGCAGGAGCCTGCCGAGACCGCGACCGCTGACGCTCCCGCCAAGGACGCCGTGAGCGAGCCGGCCGCGCCCGCCGCGCAGGACGAAACCACCGCGCCGGAGCCGGAGGAAACCACCACCGCGCAGGCCGCGGCGCGCAAGAGCGTCGCGCCGTCCGCGGAGGCGTCGGCCGCGTCCAGCGTGGCGGCGCTGACCGATTACGACCCAGTGGGCGGTTCCACCGGCCCGTTTGACGGCGACAACGTGGACATCGACGATTTTGACTTCTCCGACTTCTCCACGGTCACCCTCAACCTCGGCTCCATGCGCGTGCCGCTGCCGAAGGAATCCCAGGTGCAGGTGGAGATGGGCGAGCAGGGCCCAAAGATGGTGCACGTGGTCACCCGGTTCGGCCGCATCACCCCGGTCGCGTTCGCGGCGCCGCGCACGGGCGGGCTGTGGGCCGAGTCCACCGAAGAGATCATCGAGGGCATGCGCTCCGAGGGCATGCCCGTCGCGCTCGAGCAGGGCCCGTGGGGCCAGGAGATCGTGGGCACCGGCACGAACGGCGTCATCCGCATCATCGGCGTCGAGGGTCCGCGCTGGCTCTACCGCGTCACCCTCGCCGCGCCGACCGGCTCCGAGGACCAGCTCGCCGAGATCGGCCGCGAGACCGTCGCCCGCTCCTTCATCTACCGCGGCGACGACCCGATTCTCGCCGGCAATTCCCTCCCGGTGGTGCTGCCCGCGCAGCTCGCCCAGCAGGTGCAGCAGGCCGCCGAGGCCCGCGCGCGGCAGGCCCAGGCGGCTGAGCAGGCGCCGGCCGCCGGCAACCCGAACGCGCTGAGCGACGCGCTGCAGCAGATCATTGCCCAGAACGCGGAGAACCAGAAGCAGCTGCAGGAGCTGCGCGCGAAGCGCGACGCCGAGCGCGACGCGGCCCGCAAGGCTCGCGCGGCAGGGGGCGACGCCGCCCCCGAGTCGCCGAACGCGTAG
- a CDS encoding N5-glutamine methyltransferase family protein: MNDPAPLTANLPTVAEELARELAAAGFTADGIAAHLGPEATEALYRREPGVVLDACGDDSRLAALIRFFLLRRPATAEQLADMLNPRLALSLLDESVVVHCDDSSLVRPALDIRPHVIAGTPRLILSDLDASMTDHVPGRDHVLGVGSASLSLLNASPHTPVTSVLDLGTGSGVQALAQSGAAEHVVATDIHGRALQLAAATMAANEVSNVELREGAWFEPVRGQRFDRIVANPPFVVGPPEVGHIYRDSGLDLDGASALVAAGAPEHLAEGGRAFLLASWAHVLGETWQSRVASWLPSTGVNAWVLQRDVVDPGMYVSTWLRDESIDPRSPEGVSRTAQWLEHFRERDVHAVGFGWILIEDIGNAPSEVTCEELTQPFTDPLGPEAEEYFTRTAWLRDSAADDVLDARYVVRPTVALEDVKLADAQLGMGFESQALRLTRTDGPRFTHDIDAGVLAIVSGLHPEGLTVRDVVGLYAASQGVADSEGVAELERASVSVVVDLVRHGLLLPADIAQLTHL, encoded by the coding sequence GTGAACGACCCCGCCCCGCTGACCGCCAACCTCCCCACCGTGGCGGAGGAGCTGGCCCGCGAACTTGCCGCCGCGGGGTTTACCGCCGACGGCATCGCCGCCCACCTCGGGCCCGAGGCCACCGAGGCGCTCTACCGCCGCGAGCCGGGCGTCGTCCTCGACGCGTGCGGCGACGACTCGCGGCTCGCGGCGCTCATTCGCTTCTTCCTCCTGCGCCGCCCGGCGACCGCGGAGCAGCTCGCGGACATGCTCAACCCCCGACTCGCGCTGTCGCTTCTCGACGAATCCGTGGTCGTCCACTGCGACGACAGCAGCCTCGTGCGCCCCGCCCTCGACATCCGCCCCCACGTCATCGCGGGCACCCCGCGGCTCATCCTCTCCGACCTCGACGCGTCCATGACGGACCACGTGCCGGGGCGCGACCACGTGCTCGGCGTCGGATCCGCCTCGCTGTCGCTGTTGAACGCGTCGCCGCACACGCCCGTCACGTCGGTGCTCGACCTCGGCACGGGCTCCGGGGTGCAGGCGCTCGCGCAATCCGGCGCCGCCGAGCACGTGGTGGCCACGGACATCCACGGCCGGGCGCTGCAGCTCGCGGCGGCCACGATGGCGGCGAACGAGGTCAGCAACGTCGAGCTGCGCGAGGGCGCCTGGTTCGAACCCGTCCGCGGGCAGCGCTTCGATCGCATTGTTGCCAATCCCCCGTTTGTCGTCGGCCCGCCTGAGGTGGGCCACATCTATCGCGACTCGGGGCTCGATCTCGACGGCGCCTCCGCCCTCGTCGCGGCCGGCGCGCCGGAGCATCTCGCCGAGGGCGGCCGCGCGTTCCTCCTCGCGTCGTGGGCGCACGTCCTCGGCGAGACGTGGCAGTCGCGCGTGGCGTCGTGGCTGCCGTCTACCGGGGTGAACGCGTGGGTGCTGCAGCGCGACGTGGTCGACCCCGGAATGTACGTCTCCACGTGGCTGCGCGACGAGTCCATCGACCCGCGCTCGCCCGAGGGCGTGTCGCGCACCGCCCAGTGGCTCGAGCACTTCCGCGAGCGCGACGTCCACGCGGTCGGCTTCGGCTGGATCCTCATCGAAGACATCGGCAACGCGCCCAGCGAGGTCACGTGCGAGGAGCTCACCCAGCCGTTCACCGACCCGCTTGGCCCGGAGGCCGAGGAGTACTTCACGCGCACCGCATGGCTGCGCGACTCAGCCGCCGACGACGTCCTCGACGCGCGCTACGTCGTGCGCCCCACGGTCGCGCTCGAGGACGTCAAGCTCGCCGACGCGCAGCTCGGCATGGGCTTTGAGTCGCAGGCGCTGCGCCTCACGCGTACCGACGGCCCGAGGTTCACCCACGACATCGACGCCGGCGTGCTCGCCATCGTCTCCGGCCTCCACCCCGAGGGCCTGACAGTGCGCGACGTCGTCGGACTCTACGCCGCGTCGCAGGGCGTCGCCGACAGCGAAGGCGTCGCCGAGCTCGAGCGCGCATCCGTCTCCGTGGTCGTCGACCTCGTGCGGCACGGGCTGCTCCTGCCCGCCGACATCGCCCAACTCACCCACCTGTAG
- the ppgK gene encoding polyphosphate--glucose phosphotransferase has protein sequence MTQVGTAEAPSFGFGIDVGGSGIKGAVVDLATGEFVGAPTTIATPQPSTPEAVAGVVAEIVSACGWDGPVGITLPSVVTNHTARTAANIDPAWIGTDVRALFAGALGGREVAVLNDADAAGIAEVAFGADVVREGAVIFLTFGTGIGSAFLVDGVLFPNTELGHLRIDGTEAEHLASSAVRDRESLSYEAWAARVDVVLHEYARLFNPAAFILGGGISQQADEWLHHLTLETPVAAATLRNRAGIVGAAMAARAHVAP, from the coding sequence ATGACGCAAGTTGGCACGGCAGAGGCACCCTCGTTTGGCTTCGGCATCGACGTCGGCGGATCCGGCATCAAGGGCGCGGTGGTCGACCTCGCGACGGGCGAGTTCGTTGGCGCACCGACGACCATCGCCACCCCGCAGCCGTCGACGCCGGAGGCCGTGGCGGGCGTCGTCGCCGAGATCGTTTCCGCGTGCGGGTGGGACGGCCCCGTCGGCATCACGTTGCCCTCCGTTGTCACTAACCACACCGCGCGCACCGCCGCCAACATCGACCCCGCGTGGATCGGCACCGACGTGCGCGCGCTGTTCGCGGGCGCGCTCGGCGGCCGCGAGGTCGCGGTGCTCAACGACGCGGACGCCGCCGGCATCGCCGAGGTCGCGTTCGGCGCCGACGTCGTCCGCGAGGGCGCCGTCATCTTCCTCACGTTCGGCACCGGCATCGGCTCCGCGTTCCTCGTCGACGGAGTGCTCTTCCCCAACACCGAGCTCGGGCATTTGCGTATCGACGGCACCGAGGCCGAGCACCTCGCATCCTCCGCGGTGCGCGACCGCGAGTCCCTGAGCTACGAGGCCTGGGCCGCCCGCGTCGACGTCGTACTGCACGAATACGCCCGCCTCTTCAACCCCGCCGCGTTCATCCTCGGCGGCGGCATCTCGCAGCAGGCGGACGAGTGGCTGCACCACCTCACGCTCGAGACCCCCGTCGCCGCCGCAACGCTACGCAACCGCGCCGGCATCGTGGGCGCCGCAATGGCGGCCCGCGCTCATGTCGCGCCGTAG
- a CDS encoding DUF3099 domain-containing protein translates to MSEQGRHPDEGIVDMKPDAGQVPAPAARRHKWRSRSKRALITDASHTAEHNRQSRERQYTILQGLRIPFILLAIFAAWKNYWVLASILFVVSVPLPWIAVVRGNAVGEVRDSRTRNVYKPAAAREQQRMEAQRRRELGGAAGEPGEPGGAGGEHSPVIIDADNHGPH, encoded by the coding sequence ATGAGCGAACAGGGACGCCACCCCGACGAGGGCATCGTGGACATGAAGCCGGACGCAGGCCAGGTACCCGCGCCGGCTGCGCGACGCCACAAGTGGCGCTCGCGCTCGAAGCGGGCGCTCATTACCGACGCTTCGCACACCGCGGAACACAACCGCCAGTCGCGGGAGCGCCAGTACACGATCCTGCAAGGGCTGCGCATCCCGTTTATCCTGCTGGCGATTTTCGCGGCGTGGAAGAACTACTGGGTGCTCGCGTCGATCCTCTTCGTCGTTTCGGTGCCACTGCCGTGGATCGCCGTGGTCCGCGGCAACGCAGTCGGCGAGGTGCGGGATTCACGCACCCGCAACGTGTACAAGCCGGCGGCGGCGCGCGAGCAGCAGCGCATGGAGGCGCAGCGGCGGCGTGAACTCGGCGGTGCTGCGGGCGAGCCGGGCGAGCCGGGTGGCGCGGGCGGCGAGCACTCCCCCGTTATCATCGATGCCGACAATCACGGCCCGCACTAG
- a CDS encoding DUF3093 domain-containing protein, which produces MGVSARVPTPDHTPASPAGQAAEPRLLYSERQWVPWYWWVAVAGLDVLLAGELALNRNVWWFIVPLVVVGALLVWFLVWLSRTTVSVEQDADGTRWLLAEDANLPDTAVGRATVVPASARQNALGRQLDPAAFLVSRPWVAEHVLVVLDDPEDPTPYWLVSAKDPEAVLEAFLPDPSRRR; this is translated from the coding sequence ATGGGCGTGAGTGCACGCGTCCCCACCCCAGACCACACCCCCGCGAGCCCGGCCGGACAGGCCGCCGAGCCGCGGTTGCTCTACAGCGAGCGCCAATGGGTGCCGTGGTACTGGTGGGTCGCCGTCGCGGGCCTCGACGTGCTCCTCGCCGGCGAGCTCGCGCTCAACCGGAACGTCTGGTGGTTCATCGTCCCGCTCGTCGTTGTCGGCGCGCTACTCGTCTGGTTCCTCGTCTGGCTCTCGCGCACGACGGTGTCGGTGGAACAAGACGCGGACGGCACCCGCTGGCTCCTTGCCGAGGACGCGAACCTGCCGGACACCGCCGTCGGCCGCGCCACGGTCGTGCCCGCCTCCGCCCGCCAGAACGCTCTCGGGCGCCAGCTCGATCCGGCGGCGTTCCTCGTCTCGCGTCCCTGGGTGGCCGAGCACGTCCTCGTCGTCCTCGACGACCCGGAAGACCCCACCCCGTACTGGCTCGTCTCGGCGAAAGACCCCGAGGCGGTGCTCGAGGCGTTTCTCCCCGACCCGAGCCGGCGCCGGTAG
- a CDS encoding RNA polymerase sigma factor, whose protein sequence is MVASEGSSNTTDDATAVAADGGAGNGAGTGAAKKSAKKTAKKTAKKSVTKTAKKAVKKTAKKAAKKTAKKSAKKTVRKTAAKKTAKKTGAAAATSAAEADEDLVDGAGTLDADGVGGDASIDTGDNDDFDPDLGGDDDFDDDVDDVDGLDDEMDDGDDDLGVEDEDGLGGGSDDDEDDDDDEDGDSSSVWDIEESAALRQARKDAQLTASADSVRAYLKQIGKVALLDAEQEVSLAKRIEAGLYAQYRLDEMERAVAEGDTEAKLAPAMKRDLRAVARDGRKAKNHLLEANLRLVVSLAKRYTGRGMAFLDLIQEGNLGLIRAVEKFDYSKGYKFSTYATWWIRQAITRAMADQARTIRIPVHMVEVINKLGRIQRELLQDLGREPTPLELAKEMDITEEKVLEIQQYAREPISLDQTIGDEGDSQLGDFIEDSEAVVAVDAVSFTLLQDQLQDVLHTLSEREAGVVRLRFGLTDGMPRTLDEIGQVYGVTRERIRQIESKTMSKLRHPSRSQVLRDYLD, encoded by the coding sequence GTGGTAGCCAGCGAAGGTTCAAGCAATACAACCGACGACGCGACCGCAGTCGCGGCCGACGGTGGTGCGGGCAACGGTGCCGGAACCGGCGCAGCCAAGAAATCGGCTAAGAAGACCGCGAAGAAGACGGCCAAGAAGTCTGTGACGAAGACCGCCAAAAAAGCGGTAAAGAAGACGGCCAAGAAAGCCGCGAAAAAGACCGCCAAGAAGTCTGCGAAGAAGACCGTCCGCAAGACCGCCGCAAAGAAGACGGCGAAGAAGACCGGCGCTGCCGCCGCAACGTCGGCCGCTGAGGCGGACGAGGATCTCGTCGACGGTGCAGGCACGCTCGATGCGGACGGCGTGGGCGGCGACGCCTCGATCGACACCGGCGACAACGACGATTTCGATCCGGACCTCGGCGGCGACGACGACTTCGACGATGACGTGGACGACGTGGACGGCCTCGACGACGAGATGGACGACGGGGACGACGACCTGGGTGTCGAGGACGAAGACGGCCTCGGCGGCGGCTCCGACGATGACGAGGACGATGACGACGACGAGGACGGCGACAGCTCCTCCGTCTGGGACATCGAGGAATCCGCGGCGCTGCGCCAGGCCCGCAAGGACGCGCAGCTGACCGCCTCCGCCGACTCGGTGCGCGCCTACCTCAAGCAGATCGGCAAGGTCGCCCTCCTCGACGCCGAGCAGGAGGTGTCGCTGGCGAAGCGCATCGAAGCCGGCCTGTACGCCCAGTACCGCCTCGACGAGATGGAGCGCGCCGTCGCCGAAGGCGACACGGAGGCGAAGCTCGCCCCCGCGATGAAGCGGGACCTGCGCGCCGTCGCCCGCGACGGCCGCAAGGCGAAGAACCACCTCCTCGAGGCGAACCTCCGCCTCGTCGTGTCGCTGGCCAAGCGCTACACCGGCCGCGGCATGGCGTTCCTCGACCTCATCCAGGAGGGCAACCTCGGCCTCATCCGCGCGGTGGAGAAGTTCGACTACTCCAAGGGCTATAAGTTCTCCACCTACGCCACGTGGTGGATCCGCCAGGCCATCACCCGCGCGATGGCGGACCAGGCCCGCACCATCCGCATCCCGGTGCACATGGTTGAGGTCATCAACAAGCTCGGCCGCATCCAGCGCGAGCTCCTGCAGGATCTCGGCCGCGAGCCGACGCCACTCGAGCTGGCGAAGGAAATGGACATCACCGAGGAAAAGGTCCTCGAGATCCAGCAGTACGCGCGCGAGCCGATCTCGCTCGATCAGACGATCGGCGACGAGGGCGACAGCCAGCTCGGCGACTTCATCGAGGACTCCGAGGCCGTCGTCGCGGTGGACGCCGTCTCCTTCACTCTTCTGCAGGACCAGCTCCAAGACGTGCTGCACACCCTCTCGGAGCGCGAGGCGGGTGTCGTCCGCCTCCGCTTCGGCCTCACCGACGGCATGCCGCGCACGCTCGACGAGATCGGCCAGGTCTACGGCGTCACGCGCGAGCGCATCCGCCAGATCGAGTCGAAGACGATGTCGAAGCTGCGCCACCCGTCGCGCTCGCAGGTGCTGCGCGACTACCTCGATTAA
- a CDS encoding DEAD/DEAH box helicase, giving the protein MRSQGTQSASTGSAGPSLRKWQQEALDSFLRTKPRDFMAVATPGAGKTTFALTLASKLLDDKSVQRVIVVVPTEHLKHQWADAAKRFGLSLDPNFTNSSAVNAAYDGIVVTYAQVGMHPFKHHAVASARRTLVILDEIHHAGDSKSWGDGVYEAYNDVEHRLALTGTPFRSDDSQIPFVRYVEDGEGHLVSESDYTYGYSHALADGVVRPVVFLAYSGEAQWKDSAGEEYSARLGEPLNAEQTARAWKTALDPKGDWIAAVLTAAHTRLTKIRANMPDAGGLVIATNKTTARAYAKILSQLSSTPVTVVLSDEPGASERIDEFSASRDEWMVAVRMVSEGVDVPRLSVGVYATSASTPLFFAQAIGRFVRSRMPGESASVFLPSVPVLLRLAEEMEISRDHVLGKPHRESGWSDELLEQANRTQTEPDDNPNYEAIGASAELDSLIFDGSTYGTPTVAGSEEEQDFLGLPGLLDADQVRTLLAKRQSDQLDARDAEEKARRAAERKARERADVLGESPDRGAGQAAPAGEQGARGTQDARATAADEIPELRKELNARVAIAAGKTGRPHGAIHTEVRKACGGPPTALCSAEQLRERIAFLRDW; this is encoded by the coding sequence GTGAGGTCGCAAGGGACCCAGTCCGCATCAACCGGATCGGCCGGGCCTTCGCTGCGTAAATGGCAGCAGGAGGCCCTCGATTCGTTTCTGCGCACGAAGCCGCGCGACTTCATGGCCGTGGCGACGCCGGGCGCCGGCAAGACCACGTTCGCCCTCACGCTCGCTTCGAAGCTTCTCGACGACAAGTCTGTCCAACGCGTTATCGTCGTCGTGCCCACCGAGCACCTCAAGCACCAGTGGGCGGACGCCGCGAAGCGCTTCGGCCTGTCCCTCGACCCCAACTTCACCAACTCCTCGGCCGTCAACGCCGCCTACGACGGCATCGTGGTCACCTACGCGCAGGTGGGCATGCACCCGTTCAAGCACCACGCCGTCGCCTCAGCGCGGCGCACGCTGGTCATCCTCGACGAGATCCACCACGCTGGGGACTCGAAGAGCTGGGGCGACGGCGTCTACGAGGCATACAACGACGTGGAGCACCGCCTCGCGCTCACCGGCACGCCGTTTCGCTCGGACGACTCGCAGATCCCGTTCGTGCGCTACGTCGAGGACGGCGAGGGCCACCTCGTTTCTGAGTCGGACTACACGTACGGCTACTCCCACGCGCTCGCCGACGGCGTCGTGCGCCCCGTCGTCTTCCTCGCCTACTCAGGCGAGGCACAGTGGAAGGACTCGGCGGGCGAGGAGTACTCGGCCCGCCTCGGCGAGCCGCTCAACGCCGAGCAGACCGCGCGCGCCTGGAAGACGGCGCTCGACCCGAAGGGCGACTGGATCGCCGCCGTGCTCACCGCCGCGCACACCCGTCTGACCAAGATCCGCGCAAACATGCCGGACGCCGGCGGGCTCGTCATCGCGACAAACAAGACCACCGCCCGCGCGTACGCGAAGATCCTCAGCCAGCTCTCGAGCACGCCGGTAACCGTCGTGCTCTCCGACGAGCCGGGTGCGTCCGAGCGCATCGACGAGTTCTCCGCCTCGCGCGACGAGTGGATGGTCGCCGTGCGCATGGTGTCCGAGGGCGTCGACGTGCCCCGCCTTTCCGTCGGCGTCTACGCCACCTCCGCCTCCACACCGCTGTTCTTCGCCCAGGCCATCGGCCGTTTCGTGCGCTCGCGTATGCCCGGGGAGTCCGCCTCCGTGTTCCTGCCGTCCGTCCCCGTGCTCCTGCGCCTCGCCGAGGAGATGGAGATCTCGCGCGACCACGTCCTGGGCAAGCCGCACCGCGAGTCCGGCTGGTCCGACGAGCTCCTCGAGCAGGCGAACCGGACGCAGACCGAGCCCGACGACAACCCGAACTACGAGGCGATCGGCGCCTCCGCCGAGCTCGATTCGCTCATTTTCGACGGCTCCACCTACGGCACACCCACCGTCGCCGGCTCCGAGGAGGAGCAGGACTTCCTCGGCCTGCCCGGCCTCCTCGACGCCGACCAGGTCCGCACGCTCCTGGCCAAGCGGCAGAGCGACCAGCTCGACGCCCGCGACGCGGAGGAGAAGGCGCGCCGGGCGGCGGAGCGCAAGGCTCGGGAGCGCGCCGATGTGCTCGGCGAGAGCCCGGATAGGGGAGCGGGGCAGGCGGCACCCGCCGGCGAACAGGGCGCCCGCGGCACCCAGGACGCGCGCGCCACCGCGGCGGACGAGATCCCGGAGCTGCGCAAGGAGCTCAACGCCCGCGTCGCCATCGCCGCGGGCAAGACGGGCCGGCCCCACGGCGCGATCCACACCGAGGTGCGCAAGGCCTGCGGCGGCCCACCCACCGCGCTGTGCAGCGCCGAGCAGCTGCGCGAACGCATCGCGTTTCTCCGGGACTGGTAG
- the dtd gene encoding D-aminoacyl-tRNA deacylase, translated as MKAVLTRVTNASVTVDGAVVGAIDCPETGGVLALVGVGRDDAEDAWRTVARKIAELRILDGEVSVGDAGAPVLLVSQFTLMGRTAKGRRPSWSDAAPGGVAEPVIERIAAELRRRGITVEQGRFGAHMEVASVNDGPFTVIVEA; from the coding sequence GTGAAAGCCGTGCTCACCCGCGTCACCAACGCCTCGGTCACCGTCGACGGCGCGGTCGTTGGCGCCATCGACTGTCCCGAGACCGGCGGCGTGCTTGCGCTCGTCGGTGTGGGCCGCGACGACGCGGAGGACGCGTGGCGCACCGTGGCGCGCAAGATCGCCGAGCTGCGCATCCTCGACGGCGAGGTCTCCGTCGGGGACGCGGGCGCCCCGGTGCTGCTGGTCAGCCAGTTCACGCTTATGGGACGCACGGCGAAAGGCCGCCGCCCCTCGTGGAGCGACGCGGCGCCGGGCGGCGTCGCGGAACCGGTCATCGAGCGCATCGCCGCGGAGCTGCGGCGGCGGGGTATCACGGTGGAGCAGGGCAGGTTCGGCGCGCACATGGAGGTGGCGAGCGTTAACGACGGCCCGTTCACCGTCATCGTCGAGGCGTAA
- a CDS encoding DUF3039 domain-containing protein — translation MDRVNTTTKTLERPDLREDTSSSTDDGAPKFFHYVKKDQIVDSAISGKMVVALCGETFPVKKQAKPGSPVCPDCERIYKGLRRK, via the coding sequence ATGGATCGCGTGAATACGACGACGAAGACACTCGAGCGGCCGGATCTGCGGGAGGACACCTCGTCGAGCACCGACGACGGCGCCCCGAAGTTTTTCCACTACGTGAAGAAGGACCAGATCGTGGATTCCGCGATCTCCGGCAAGATGGTCGTCGCGCTGTGCGGGGAGACCTTCCCAGTGAAAAAGCAGGCGAAGCCAGGCTCGCCCGTCTGCCCCGATTGCGAACGGATTTACAAGGGGCTGCGCCGCAAGTGA
- a CDS encoding DUF4193 domain-containing protein yields MATDYDAPRRRVDDDIETDSLEGLKAAEVAGSSMDDDGEIVEPVEPPTQDLSGEELNVEVKPRQDDEFTCASCFLVQKNNRLAYTEPDGSKICLDCE; encoded by the coding sequence ATGGCCACCGATTACGATGCGCCGCGCCGCCGCGTGGACGACGACATCGAAACCGATTCCCTCGAGGGCCTGAAGGCCGCGGAGGTCGCGGGAAGCAGCATGGACGACGACGGCGAGATCGTCGAGCCGGTCGAGCCGCCCACCCAGGACCTCTCCGGCGAGGAGCTCAACGTGGAGGTCAAGCCGCGCCAGGACGACGAGTTCACCTGCGCCTCCTGCTTCCTCGTGCAGAAGAACAACCGTCTCGCCTACACGGAGCCGGACGGCTCGAAGATCTGCCTCGACTGCGAGTAG
- the dut gene encoding dUTP diphosphatase codes for MEHQHPQHNPADQLPPIAVKRLDPDVPLPMRAHPEDAGADLYAAEDVVIEPGQRALVGTGIAIALPVGTVGLIHPRSGLAVKHGLSIVNTPGTIDAGYRGELKVCLINTDPETPVAITRGMRVAQLVVQRVELVDFVEATELDDTERGSGGYGSTGTH; via the coding sequence ATGGAACACCAACACCCCCAGCACAACCCGGCGGACCAGCTTCCGCCAATCGCGGTGAAGCGACTCGACCCCGACGTCCCGCTGCCGATGCGCGCGCACCCGGAGGACGCCGGCGCAGACCTGTACGCGGCGGAGGACGTCGTCATCGAGCCCGGGCAGCGCGCCTTGGTGGGCACCGGCATCGCCATCGCTCTGCCGGTGGGCACGGTCGGGCTCATCCACCCGCGCTCCGGGCTCGCGGTGAAGCACGGGCTGAGCATCGTGAACACCCCCGGCACCATCGACGCCGGGTATCGCGGCGAGCTGAAGGTCTGCCTCATCAACACCGACCCCGAGACGCCGGTTGCCATCACACGAGGGATGCGCGTCGCCCAGCTCGTGGTGCAGCGCGTCGAGCTCGTGGACTTCGTTGAGGCCACTGAGCTCGACGACACCGAGCGCGGCAGCGGTGGCTACGGTTCCACCGGGACCCACTGA